TTGAAGCCGCCTCTGGTGTGCACGCCGATCGAGCCGGCATTGGCGGAATCGCCGATCACGGCGATCATCTGGCGGAAGCCGCGCGCCTCACATTCGCTGACCAGCCGCTCCAGCAGCAACGAGCCGATGCCACGGCGGTGGAAGCCCGGGTCCAGATAGATCGAGTTCTCGACCGTGAAGCGATAGGCCGGGCGGGGCCGATAGGCGCCGGCATAGGCGTAGCCCGCGAGACGGCCGTCGAGGATGGCGACGAAATAGGGATAGCCGCCGTCGACCAGCGCGCGATAGCGGCGCGTCATTTCGGCGAGGTCCGGCGGATCCAGCTCGAACGTCGCGGTGCCCTCGCGGACGGCCTGCTGGTAGATGGCGGTGATGGCGGGGAGGTCGGCCTCGATAGTGGGCCTGATTTCGGGTGCGGACATGGGGAGAGATTAGAGCGTTCCCGTGGTGGCTGGAAGGGGCAGCGCTCCTTCCACACCGTCATTGCGATCGTAGCGAGGCAATCCAGAAATGCATCCATGGAGGGACTCTGGACTGCTTCGCTGCGTCCGCGATGACCGGAGAGGCAGCGGGCAAACAAAAACCCCGGCCTTTCGGCCGGGGTTGGTGTCCGTTCGCTCTGGTCCGGCGCTCAGTCGCGCTGGCCGAGGAGCTGCAGCAGCAGCGTGAACAGGTTGATGAAGTTCAAATACAGCGACAACGCGCCGGAGATCGCCGCACGTTCGGCGATGTCACCGCCGGCCGAAGCGTAGCCGTAGATGTAGTCGTTCTTCAGCCGCTGGGTATCCCAGGCGGTGAGGCCCGCGAACACCAGCACGCCGACCACCGACACGATGAACTGCAGCGCGGTGCTGGCCAGGAACAGGTTCACCAGGCTCGCGATGATGATGCCGATCAGGCCCATGAACAGGAACGAGCCCATGCCGCTCATGTCACGCTTGGTGGTGTATCCATAGAGGCTCAGCGCGCCGAAGGTCGCCGCGGTGATGAAGAACACCCGCACGATCGAGGTGTGCGTGTACACCAGGAAGATCGAGGACAGCGAGATGCCCATCAGCGCCGAGAACACCCAGAACAGGATCTGCGCGGTCGAGGGCGCCAGGCGGTTGATGCCTGCCGAGATCACGAACACCATGGCGAGCGGCGCGAGCATGAACAGGTATTTCAGCGGGCTCACGAACATCGCGTAGCCGAACGGCGTCAGGAACAGCTTGCCGACGCGGACGGCTTCCGCCGTCGGCACGTCGGTGACGGCAGCCATGTAGACGCCGAGCGCGGCGAGGCCCGTGATGGCGAGGCCGATGCTCATATAGTTGTAGATGCGCAGCATGTAGGCGCGCAGGCCGGCATCGACCGTCGCGGCGTCAACACGCCCGGCGGCCCTACCGAAAGGAGAAGTGTAATTGCGGTCCAGGTCCGACATGGTCGAATTCCCATTGGTTGGTCCGGTCCGGCATAGGGGTTGCCATGCCGCCGGTTCGTCAAATTCTATCTCGGAAACCGATGTCTGCCGACATTAACTTTAGCTAACAATCGGGGCTCCGAACCCATCCGATATGTGGGAAACTAACACATTCGCTGCAACCGTCCACGCGCGGCCGAATGTCGCCCTCTACGTGTGCTCCTGACGCAAACCTGACAAGCGGACGGGGTTAGTCGCGGAAATCAC
The genomic region above belongs to Bradyrhizobium sp. CCBAU 53338 and contains:
- a CDS encoding GNAT family N-acetyltransferase, whose translation is MSAPEIRPTIEADLPAITAIYQQAVREGTATFELDPPDLAEMTRRYRALVDGGYPYFVAILDGRLAGYAYAGAYRPRPAYRFTVENSIYLDPGFHRRGIGSLLLERLVSECEARGFRQMIAVIGDSANAGSIGVHTRGGFKMIGTHPNVGLKFGRWLDTVMMQRDLGEGAKNVPAK
- a CDS encoding Bax inhibitor-1/YccA family protein gives rise to the protein MSDLDRNYTSPFGRAAGRVDAATVDAGLRAYMLRIYNYMSIGLAITGLAALGVYMAAVTDVPTAEAVRVGKLFLTPFGYAMFVSPLKYLFMLAPLAMVFVISAGINRLAPSTAQILFWVFSALMGISLSSIFLVYTHTSIVRVFFITAATFGALSLYGYTTKRDMSGMGSFLFMGLIGIIIASLVNLFLASTALQFIVSVVGVLVFAGLTAWDTQRLKNDYIYGYASAGGDIAERAAISGALSLYLNFINLFTLLLQLLGQRD